CCCACGTTAATGACAGCGACACCACCTGCAAGTTTTGCGAGGCGCTCTTCAAGGTTTCCGCGGTCGTAGTCAGAGGTGGTCTCTTCCATCTCTTTCCGGATCTGGGCCGCTCGCTTTTGCACCTCTTGAGGGTTTCCACTTCCTCCGATAATGGTGGTCTCTTCCTTGCCAATTTTAATCGTCTTGGCAGTTCCTAAAACATCAAGCCCTACCTCTTCGAGGTTAAGTCCCGCCTCTTCGGAAACAACGGTAGCTCCAGTGAGGATCGCGATGTCTTGAAGGGTCGCTTTTCGTCGATCGCCAAAGGCAGGTGCTTTAACGGCGCAGAGGGGCATCCCCCCTTTTAGCTTATTTATGACAAGAGTGGTCAGCGCCTCTCCATCGATATCTTCAGCAATGAGGAGAAGGGGTCTTTGCCCTTGCTCCATCACCTTTTCTAAAATAGGGATGAGCTCTTTTGCGCTTGAAAGTTTTTTGTCGGCGATGAGGATCTGCGCATTGGAAAGCTCGGCTGTCATCTTTTCTGCGTTGGTGACGAAGTAAGGAGAGAGATACCCTTTGTCAAACTGCATTCCCTCAACAACATCAAGGACCGTTTCAATCCCTTTGGCATCAGCAATGGTAATCGTTCCATCTTTGCCCACCTTTTCCATCGCCTCTGCGATCATTTCTCCAATTTCGGGGTCGTTGTTGGAAGAAATGGTGGCGATTTGCTTGATCTCTTCGTGGTTTTGAACGGGAGTGGCAAGTTTATCGAGCGCTTCGATCATACTTTGAACCGCCTTGTCAATGCCTCGCTTGACGCTCATCGGGTTGGCACCTGCAATGACGTTTTTCACCCCTTCTTTAAAGATCGCTTCTCCAAGAACAATCGCAGTTGTCGTCCCATCCCCTGCAACATCAGAAGTTTTCGAAGAGGCCTCTTTCACAAGCTGTGCGCCGATGTTCTCGAACTTATCTTTGAGAGAAATTTCTTTGGCAACAGTGACCCCATCCTTTGTTGAAAGAGGGGAGCCAAATCCTTTGTTGATGACCACATTGCGCCCCTTAGGACCCAATGTCACGATCACCGCTTTAGCAAGAAGTCTGACCCCTTTAAGGATCGACTTCAAGGCCGTTTCATTAAATTGTAACATTTTCGCCATGGTCTTCTCCTTATTCTACAACTGCTAAAACATCATCTTCAGACATAATGAGAAGTTCTTCTTCTCCCTTCACTTCGGTTCCTGCAAAGGCGCTGAATAAAATCTTGTCACCCACCTTTAGTTCCATCTCTTCGAGCTTTCCCTCTTTCATCTTGCCGGGGCCGACAGCAAGGACTTCTCCCTGCTTTTGCTTCTCCTGTGCCGAGTCGGGAAGCAAAATGCCCCCTTTGCTTTCGACCGCTTCAGACCGCTTAACAAGAACTCGATTTCCTAATGGCTTAAACTTTTTTTCTGACATGGTGACTTTCTCCCATTGGGTTGTTTTTTTATCCCCATCATAGGGACCACAATGGTTTTTGTCAAACAGATTTAGCACAAAAAGGAAGCGATTGCTAATAGAGGAGATATTTTATCCGGACTTTCTTAAACTGTTCCCGCTCGCTTTGCTCATGAGCGATCATCTTCCACGCGGCATACCGCTCGTAGAGCATCATCCGAAAGATCTCATCGTTCCCATTGGCCAAGCAAAAAAGGCGCTTTTTATTGCCGTTCACTTTTTCGAGATACCCCTTCGTTTGCTTAGGGTAGAGACTTTTGAGAATTCCCATTAAAAGATATTGGACACTTAAGGGGCGGTAACGCCTCATGTTGGTGGGGCGGATGAGGACCCCATGACACTCTTTCCCTTTAAAGGAGCCATAAAAAGGGCGGTAGTGAAAAGGAAAGAAACGGACGCCGGGAAGTTTTTGGCTATTGAGCTTCTTAGCAAACACTTCGGCATCGATCCAGGGAGCCCCCACAACCTTAAAAGGGAGGGTGTACCCAATCCCAATGTTCACCATGTTGAGCTCTCCTAAAATGCCGGTCGATGCATAGAAAAGAGGAGTATCGGGCTCGGGAATATGGGGACTGGTGGGGATCCAAGTAAGCCCCGTCTCTTTAAAGGTCATCGTCCGCCTCCACCCCTTCATTGGAATGACTTTGAGTTGGCACCCAATCTTATACTCTCCATTAAAGAATGTGGCAAGCTCTCCAATCGTCATCCCATGGCAATAAGGAACATTAACATAGCCAATAAAGGAGCGCCACTTTTCCCCTAGCATTCCCCCATCAACGATCAACCCATTAATCGGGTTAGGGCGATCAAAGACCACCACTGGAATTTTCCGCTTGGCCGCCTCTTCCATCACATAAAAGAGGGTCGTCGCATAGGTATAGGAACGGACCCCAATGTCTTGAATGTCATAGATTAAAACATCGATCCCTTGGAGCATTTCGCTTGTCGGGCGGCGGGTTTTTCCATGCAAGCTATAGAGCTTTAGAGCTCCGACTTTTCCATCTTGGGTCTTCTTTCCTGCATGGGCACTTCCTGACCACCCATGCTCGGGGCTGAAAAGGGCAACGACCTTCATCCCTTTTTGTTGCAAAAGAGTAACGGTGGGGGTGAGCGTTTTGTTGACGCCGGTGTGGTTACTGACAAGACCAATCCGTTTTGTTTTCAGCGGTTTGTCATGCCCGTCCTTAAAGAAGAGATCGACGCCGAGATCAACGGCGGCAAAAAGGGGGAAACAGAGGGTGAAAAAAATGAGTCGCCACATAAGAAATTATGTTAGAGGAAAACACCTTTTTCGTGTACAAGAACAGTTACGGGGTTGTGTAACTAGATGTGGGTTAGGGCTAAATGACTGATAAACAAAGTGAAACAAAAGAGATGCTCGCAGCAAAAGAGCTCCTTGTCTCTATCATGGGCGCTCCCCTCACCCTTGAAGAGCGGAAAGAAAAGGCCGTTCAGCTGGCTGCCTTGATCCTCACCGAATCCAATCGAAGGCTCACAAAAGAGGAAAAAAGGCGGTATGGCGAGCTCCACCGGATGATGAGTGATCCGGTTGGAAAAGTCTTTCTTACCGCAATGACCGACCAGTGTTTCCGCTCGAAAAATTATGAGCGGATCGCCGACCAGATGATCTACCTTCTCAATCTCTATGGCATTCCAAAGTTCCTCTCTCCTATTAAACGGCTGCAGCTTTATCTCTTTAAGGTTTTAGGGGCTAAGTTTGCCAATATTCTGGTTCCCATTGCGATTTGGTCGCTAAGGAAAGAGACCTCTTCGGTGATCATTCCAGGGGAGACTGGCCCCTTAGCCCGCCACATCAAGAAACGCAAAGAAGAGGGGATCCGTCTCAACTTAAACCATTTGGGAGAGGCGATTCTTGGAGAGGAGGAGGCGGTGCGTCGCCTGGGCGTCTACCTCGAAGACCTCAAACACCCCCACATCGACTACGTTTCGATCAAAGTCTCAACGATTTACTCGCAGATTAACCTGGTGGCTCCTGAGAAAACCTTGGAAGATTTAGCGGAAAGACTCCGGGAACTGTATCGGGCTGCCAAAGGTAAGTTTGTCAATCTTGACATGGAAGAGTACCGCGATCTTCACCTGACCAAAAATCTTTTTATGAAGGTTCTCAGTGAACCGGAGTTTAAATCCCACTCTGCCGGCATTGTATTGCAAGCCTACCTCCCCGATAGTCATCCGATCCAAAAAGAGCTCACCGAATGGGCGATGGAGCGGGTGAAAAATGGGGGCGCCC
This region of Candidatus Neptunochlamydia vexilliferae genomic DNA includes:
- the groL gene encoding chaperonin GroEL (60 kDa chaperone family; promotes refolding of misfolded polypeptides especially under stressful conditions; forms two stacked rings of heptamers to form a barrel-shaped 14mer; ends can be capped by GroES; misfolded proteins enter the barrel where they are refolded when GroES binds), which gives rise to MAKMLQFNETALKSILKGVRLLAKAVIVTLGPKGRNVVINKGFGSPLSTKDGVTVAKEISLKDKFENIGAQLVKEASSKTSDVAGDGTTTAIVLGEAIFKEGVKNVIAGANPMSVKRGIDKAVQSMIEALDKLATPVQNHEEIKQIATISSNNDPEIGEMIAEAMEKVGKDGTITIADAKGIETVLDVVEGMQFDKGYLSPYFVTNAEKMTAELSNAQILIADKKLSSAKELIPILEKVMEQGQRPLLLIAEDIDGEALTTLVINKLKGGMPLCAVKAPAFGDRRKATLQDIAILTGATVVSEEAGLNLEEVGLDVLGTAKTIKIGKEETTIIGGSGNPQEVQKRAAQIRKEMEETTSDYDRGNLEERLAKLAGGVAVINVGAATETEMKEKKMRVEDALHATRAAVIDGIVPGGGVALLRAVKALDSLKLKGEERIGVDIVRRAAFAPATAIATNCGKEGNMVAEKVFEAEGSMGYNGLTDTFEDLLKAGVLDPVLVTKSALKHAASIASLLITIACMITDKPEPKSDAPEGGGMPGGMGGMGGMPGMGGMGGMPGMGMM
- a CDS encoding co-chaperone GroES: MSEKKFKPLGNRVLVKRSEAVESKGGILLPDSAQEKQKQGEVLAVGPGKMKEGKLEEMELKVGDKILFSAFAGTEVKGEEELLIMSEDDVLAVVE
- a CDS encoding exo-beta-N-acetylmuramidase NamZ domain-containing protein, with product MWRLIFFTLCFPLFAAVDLGVDLFFKDGHDKPLKTKRIGLVSNHTGVNKTLTPTVTLLQQKGMKVVALFSPEHGWSGSAHAGKKTQDGKVGALKLYSLHGKTRRPTSEMLQGIDVLIYDIQDIGVRSYTYATTLFYVMEEAAKRKIPVVVFDRPNPINGLIVDGGMLGEKWRSFIGYVNVPYCHGMTIGELATFFNGEYKIGCQLKVIPMKGWRRTMTFKETGLTWIPTSPHIPEPDTPLFYASTGILGELNMVNIGIGYTLPFKVVGAPWIDAEVFAKKLNSQKLPGVRFFPFHYRPFYGSFKGKECHGVLIRPTNMRRYRPLSVQYLLMGILKSLYPKQTKGYLEKVNGNKKRLFCLANGNDEIFRMMLYERYAAWKMIAHEQSEREQFKKVRIKYLLY